One window of Gemmatimonadaceae bacterium genomic DNA carries:
- a CDS encoding YnfA family protein yields the protein MPVDLLARTAAIYVAAAVAEIAGCFSLWAWLRLGKSGWLLLPGVLSLVLFAWLLTRVDAAVAGRAYAAYGGVYIIASLAWLWMVEDVRPDRWDLTGAVLCLAGAAIILLGQHATRAP from the coding sequence ATGCCTGTCGACCTGCTAGCGCGGACGGCGGCCATCTACGTCGCCGCCGCTGTCGCCGAAATCGCCGGCTGCTTCAGCCTGTGGGCCTGGCTGCGCCTTGGCAAGAGTGGATGGCTCCTCCTGCCGGGGGTACTGTCACTGGTGCTCTTCGCCTGGCTGCTGACGCGGGTCGACGCGGCGGTGGCTGGCCGCGCCTACGCCGCCTACGGTGGCGTGTACATCATCGCGTCGCTCGCGTGGCTGTGGATGGTGGAGGACGTGCGTCCAGATCGATGGGACCTGACTGGTGCGGTACTCTGCCTCGCTGGCGCGGCCATCATCCTGCTCGGCCAGCACGCGACACGTGCACCGTAG
- a CDS encoding cation transporter, translating to MSTRDARVAEAVEQAVARIGYRLDRVTAAVERTADDGAASATSATTASRAYRRALWVVVVLNAGYGVVEAIGGFLSGSQALKADALDFLGDGLISFLGLIALGWRPAIRARAALMQGVFLGALGIGVLGTTIYRIVQRQPPEAELMGVFGLVALGVNVAAALTLIPHRTGDANARAIWLFSRNDALGNVAVVIAAGLVAWTGSAWPDIVVALLIGSLFMQSAGAIIRDARGDLAAAGDVEPSQHAREQV from the coding sequence ATGTCGACGCGTGATGCCCGCGTGGCGGAGGCCGTCGAACAGGCCGTGGCTCGCATTGGATATCGACTCGACCGAGTGACTGCCGCCGTCGAGCGCACCGCGGACGACGGCGCCGCCAGTGCGACCTCCGCGACGACTGCGTCGCGCGCCTACCGTCGGGCATTGTGGGTCGTGGTCGTGTTGAACGCCGGGTACGGCGTCGTGGAGGCCATCGGCGGTTTCCTGTCTGGATCACAGGCTCTGAAAGCCGACGCCCTCGACTTCCTCGGTGATGGCCTGATCAGCTTTCTCGGCCTGATCGCCCTCGGTTGGCGACCGGCCATTCGTGCGCGTGCGGCGCTCATGCAGGGAGTGTTCTTGGGTGCGCTCGGGATTGGCGTGCTGGGGACGACGATCTATCGCATCGTGCAGCGGCAGCCGCCTGAGGCCGAGCTGATGGGTGTGTTCGGGCTAGTGGCGCTCGGCGTCAACGTGGCGGCGGCTCTGACGCTGATCCCGCACCGCACCGGTGACGCCAACGCCCGAGCGATCTGGCTGTTCTCACGGAATGACGCGCTGGGCAACGTGGCGGTGGTGATCGCCGCGGGGCTGGTTGCGTGGACCGGCAGCGCGTGGCCTGATATCGTCGTCGCGCTACTCATCGGCAGCCTGTTCATGCAGTCGGCAGGGGCGATCATCCGTGATGCGCGGGGTGATCTCGCCGCGGCTGGTGACGTCGAGCCCAGCCAGCACGCCCGAGAGCAGGTGTAG
- a CDS encoding winged helix-turn-helix transcriptional regulator: MSDRCEVLCVDDAKVAHVRRTAPAATTLVALAETFRALGDPTRLQIVTALAQAELCVCDLATLVGVSESAVSHSLRTLRQLRLVRVRKDGKMAYYTLDDSHVASLVAEGLGHIEEGSSRPA, from the coding sequence ATGTCCGACCGCTGCGAGGTGCTGTGTGTCGACGATGCGAAGGTGGCGCACGTCCGACGGACTGCGCCTGCCGCCACCACCCTGGTCGCGCTTGCCGAAACCTTCCGGGCGCTCGGTGATCCGACGCGCCTGCAGATCGTGACGGCCTTGGCACAAGCGGAGCTCTGCGTCTGCGACTTAGCCACGCTGGTGGGCGTGTCGGAATCGGCAGTCTCTCACTCGCTGCGCACGCTGCGGCAGCTGCGCCTCGTTCGCGTTCGCAAGGACGGTAAGATGGCCTACTACACGCTCGATGACTCGCACGTCGCCAGCCTGGTCGCAGAAGGCCTGGGGCACATCGAGGAAGGGTCATCCCGACCCGCATGA
- a CDS encoding TolC family protein: protein MIASAALVTPSLVDAQLTRDSAQVQRTQDSVRVTRALERISDAARIGSPTLRAARATRDLAVARAAAAGPSSPAFVSAGLSEAPARTLDQGNLRLEVGRDLMTGPRRRAERALADIDVRAATIAITLEERRLAGVVLRDVIRAAGARRIAVRLAGEDQLLMGAEDGVRGRFGVGEARYVDVLRVRTERLRVQTSRSASLAEVRAARAGVIAVLTGTDAVGGVDALLDSVATEGLADAWRALLPPVPALDSLIALSEEAQLATTNAARVDATRALVLAEQRSQVSAYAGIQRIGQANNGPTFGPSLGVTMTLPFSAARSNRLALAAATQGIATAAIVREGAVIAARARLAAARERYSAALERLATFDAALLRGARDERESALSAYRTGSLSLIELLDFERALSRAEIERIHTLVDAADAWADLLGADDGSAARAFPPSDGR, encoded by the coding sequence GTGATCGCGAGTGCGGCGCTCGTCACGCCATCGCTGGTCGATGCGCAGCTGACGCGGGATTCGGCGCAGGTACAGAGGACGCAGGACAGCGTCCGTGTGACTCGGGCGCTGGAGCGCATCAGCGACGCGGCACGCATCGGCAGTCCGACGCTTCGTGCCGCGCGTGCCACCCGCGATCTCGCCGTCGCGCGGGCTGCTGCAGCGGGTCCGTCGTCGCCCGCATTCGTCTCCGCGGGACTCTCTGAAGCGCCGGCGCGGACACTGGACCAAGGCAACCTGCGCCTCGAGGTCGGTCGTGACCTGATGACGGGGCCGCGCCGTCGCGCAGAACGCGCGCTGGCCGACATCGACGTCCGTGCGGCCACCATCGCCATCACGCTCGAGGAACGACGCCTTGCCGGTGTGGTCCTGCGCGATGTGATCCGTGCAGCGGGTGCGCGCCGGATCGCCGTGCGACTCGCGGGTGAAGACCAGCTGCTCATGGGAGCGGAGGACGGTGTGCGTGGCCGATTCGGTGTCGGCGAGGCGCGCTATGTCGACGTGCTGCGTGTTCGCACCGAGCGCCTACGGGTGCAGACATCGCGAAGCGCGAGTCTCGCGGAGGTCCGTGCCGCACGCGCCGGGGTGATCGCCGTACTCACGGGCACGGACGCCGTCGGTGGAGTGGATGCGTTGCTGGATTCGGTGGCTACCGAGGGACTGGCTGACGCGTGGCGCGCGCTGTTGCCTCCGGTGCCGGCACTCGACTCGTTGATCGCCCTGTCCGAGGAAGCGCAGCTGGCCACGACGAATGCCGCGCGCGTGGACGCGACACGTGCGCTGGTGCTGGCCGAGCAGCGTTCCCAAGTCAGCGCGTACGCCGGTATCCAGCGGATCGGCCAGGCCAACAACGGCCCGACGTTCGGGCCGTCACTGGGCGTCACGATGACGCTGCCCTTCTCCGCCGCCCGCAGCAACCGACTCGCGCTCGCCGCAGCGACGCAAGGCATCGCCACTGCGGCCATCGTCCGCGAGGGGGCCGTGATTGCGGCACGCGCGCGCCTTGCTGCGGCGCGTGAACGCTACAGCGCGGCGCTCGAGCGGCTGGCGACCTTCGACGCGGCGTTGCTTCGCGGTGCCCGTGACGAACGCGAGAGTGCGCTGTCAGCGTACCGGACCGGCAGTCTTTCCCTGATCGAACTGCTTGACTTCGAGCGCGCGCTGTCACGCGCCGAGATCGAGCGCATTCACACGCTGGTCGACGCGGCCGACGCGTGGGCTGACCTCCTCGGCGCTGACGACGGTAGTGCTGCGCGCGCCTTTCCTCCGTCCGATGGACGCTGA
- a CDS encoding efflux RND transporter periplasmic adaptor subunit, which translates to MITSTPVLDAMHASFFPSLLTRARITFGMVGTLTLMSLAGCGSDRGAPATRADTPPAGDAAGREVTAGAQTEEHEGEHTETDKVTLSESAFRTAQIDVQLVMAGSALNNADGLVVPGQVELDPRRIALVSSRTPGRLERLSVVEGDRVGAGQTVGALFSTDFLTAQVDLGQATRRVQTLAGTPDETGARALADAARRRLRLLGASEAEINRAAAGGEPASTMSLRSPIGGSVIEAHVLPGAAVEAGAPVFTVADLSVIDVVAEVPERNLPQVRTGQRATITIAAFADMQFEGRVERLRDALNPETRTLRAVIHVPNASRRLRPGMFATVRLDVPSASGVGAGAQPILTIPESAIVTDGERRFVFVETGPRAYERREVRTAPLSAPGSATQRTALVSVQDGLRAGERVVVRGAFTLKSELAKAGLSDEH; encoded by the coding sequence ATGATCACCTCGACTCCTGTCCTCGACGCGATGCACGCGTCGTTCTTCCCGTCGCTGCTGACCCGTGCCCGAATCACATTCGGCATGGTCGGCACGCTGACCCTGATGTCCCTCGCCGGTTGCGGCAGTGACCGTGGTGCGCCGGCGACGCGCGCCGATACGCCACCAGCCGGTGACGCTGCCGGACGCGAGGTGACCGCCGGTGCACAGACCGAAGAGCACGAGGGTGAGCACACCGAGACGGACAAGGTCACCCTGTCGGAGTCAGCGTTCCGCACAGCGCAGATCGACGTGCAACTGGTGATGGCGGGTTCGGCGCTGAACAACGCCGACGGACTGGTGGTCCCGGGACAGGTCGAACTCGACCCCCGGCGGATCGCGCTCGTGTCCTCGCGCACGCCTGGTCGCCTGGAACGGTTGTCAGTGGTAGAGGGTGATCGCGTCGGCGCCGGCCAGACGGTTGGTGCCCTGTTCAGCACCGACTTCCTGACGGCGCAGGTCGACCTGGGCCAGGCAACGCGGCGCGTGCAGACGCTCGCAGGTACGCCGGACGAAACCGGTGCACGCGCGCTCGCCGACGCCGCCCGGCGTCGCCTTCGATTGCTCGGTGCGAGTGAGGCGGAGATCAATCGCGCGGCCGCTGGCGGCGAACCTGCCAGCACCATGTCCCTCCGCTCGCCAATTGGCGGCAGTGTCATCGAAGCGCATGTGCTGCCCGGCGCCGCCGTCGAGGCGGGCGCACCGGTGTTCACGGTGGCCGATCTCTCGGTGATCGACGTCGTGGCGGAGGTTCCTGAGCGGAACCTGCCGCAGGTGCGCACGGGGCAACGCGCCACGATCACCATCGCGGCGTTCGCCGACATGCAGTTCGAGGGGCGTGTCGAACGACTGCGCGATGCGTTGAACCCGGAAACCCGCACGCTGCGCGCCGTGATCCACGTACCGAACGCCAGCCGTCGACTGCGCCCCGGCATGTTCGCCACCGTCCGCCTCGACGTCCCGAGCGCGTCGGGCGTCGGTGCCGGCGCACAACCAATCCTCACGATCCCCGAGAGCGCCATCGTCACCGACGGCGAGCGCCGGTTCGTGTTCGTGGAGACCGGCCCGCGCGCGTACGAACGCCGGGAGGTTCGCACGGCACCACTGTCTGCACCAGGATCCGCGACGCAGCGCACCGCGCTGGTGAGCGTGCAGGATGGGCTCCGAGCCGGCGAGCGCGTCGTCGTCCGCGGCGCCTTCACGCTCAAGAGCGAACTGGCAAAGGCGGGCC